CGGCGGTGGTGGCGGCCGAGCGGGCCGGTGTGCCGGGTCGGCGGCACCTGCGCACCGGGGCTGATCTTCTCCGGCTGTTGGGCATGGCCCCGGGTGCGGCGGCCCGGGCGGTACGGGTGGGACGCGCCGCATCGTCGTTGCCGGCGTTGACGATCGCGCAGCGGTTGGGCGGTATCGGTATCGAGTTCGCCGATGCCGTGGGCAAAGGTGTCACTCACGTGGAGTCTCGAGCACCGTTGTCCGACGACGATCGGGCGGCGGTGGTGACCAAACTGATGGTGCAGACCACGCCGGCCGAGGTGGCGGCGAAGGCGCGGGCGATCGCCCTCGACCGAGTCGCGGCACTACCGGTCGAGCAGCGGGTGGTGCCGGTCGCCGAGGACGCCACGCTGAATGAGATGACCGTGGTGCAGAACGCTGAGGGCCGGTTTGAGGCCACCCTCGATCTGGACGTGACGACCGGGGAAGAGCTATGTGCGGCGTTGGATCCGTTGTGCCGGCCGGTCCCGCTACCGGACGGCTCGCCGGACCCCCGCCCGATCGATGTCCGCCGGGCGGAGGCGATCGGGCTGGTGCTGCGCACCTATCTGGCGCAGTCGAGGCGTCCGATGTCCGGTGGGGTGCTCCCGCACGTCACCCTCATCCGACCGGGTGCCCCGGGCGTGAGTGGGGAGGCGGTGGATCGGTTGGGGTTCGGTGGACCGGTCAGCAGGGCGACCGCGGAGTTGATCGGCTGTGATGCGACGTTGACCTCGGTGATCGTCGACCACACCGGGGTGCCGCTGGATGTCGGGCGCGCCCAGCGGTTGTTCACCCCCGCGATTCGTAAAGCGCTGGCCGTGCGTGACGGCGGGTGCGCACACCCGGGATGCGGGCGGCCGGTGTCCTGGTGCGATGCCCACCACATCCACCCCTGGAGTGCCGGGGGTGCAACGAGTTTAGGCAACGGTGTGCTGCTGTGCCGGTTGCACCACAGCCTCATCCATCACGGTGGCTGGCAGGTCTACCTCGGTAGGGACCGCCACCCCTGGTTCATCCCGCCCCACACACCCGGCGGGCCCGAACCGGCACACCTGCGATCCCACAACCGACGCACCATGACCGACCTACCCACCGCCGCATAGCCCCAAGGCCCCAAAGCTGCAGCGCACCTTGACAACTGAACAGTGAAGTCGGGCCGACGTGTCAGGAGGCCTGCTAGAAGGTCTTGGCCAATCGGTCGGCCAGGATGGCGGCGAAGCGGGCGGGATCGTCGAGCGATCCGCCCTCGGCGAGAAGTGCTGTGCCGTAGAGCAACTCGGCGGCATCGCTGAGTCCCTCGGCGCCCGAGGTCAAGCCGTCCCGCAAGCCCGTCACCAGGGCGTGCTCGGGGTTGAGTTCCAGGATGCGCTTGCCGACCGGTACATCCTGCCCGGACGCCCGGTACATCCGCGCCAGCTGCGGGGTGATGCCGAAGGTGTCGGTGATGAGGCACGCCGGCGACGAGGTCAATCGCGTCGACAATCGCACCTCTTTGACGTGCTCGTCGAGGGTCTCCTGTAGCCAGCTGAGCAACTCGGCGAAATCTCCGCTCTCGGGCTTGTCGGCCTCGTCACCGCCGAGGTCGACCTCGCCCTTGGCCACGGACTGCAGCGGCTTGCCGTCGAACTCGGGCACCGATTCGACCCAGACCTCGTCGACCGGGTCGGTGAGCAGTAACACCTCGTAGCCTTTGGCCTTGAACGCTTCCAGGTGCGGGGAGCGCTCGAGCAGCTGCCGGGACTCGCCAGTGGCGTAGAAGATCTGCTCCTGGTCGTCCTTCATCCGGCCCACGTAGTCAGCCAGCGTGGTGGGGGTGTCCTCGGAATGCGTCGAGGCGAACGACGACAGCGCCAGCAGGGTGTCGCGGTTGTCGGCGTCGGAGAGCAGCCCCTCCTTGAAGGCGCGCCCGAACTGCGTCCAGAACGTCGCATAGTCGTCGGGACGGTTGGCTTGCAGGTCCTTGATCGCCGACAGCACCTTCTTGGTGAGGCTCCGGCGGATCACCTTGATCTGGCGGTCCTGCTGCAGGATCTCGCGGGACACGTTGAGCGACATGTCCTGGGCGTCGACGACACCCTTGACGAAGCGCAGATACTCCGGCACCAGCTCGTCACAATCGCCCATGATGAAGACGCGCTTGACGTACAACTGCACACCGGTGTTGCCGTCGCGGTTGAACAGATCGAACGGCGCCTGCGACGGGATGAACAACAACGCCTGATACTCGAAAGTTCCTTCGGCCTTCATCGCGATGACGTCGAGGGGCTCATCCCACGCGTGCGCGATATGCCGGTAGAACTCCTTGTACTCCTCGTCGGACACCTCGCTCTTGGACTTGGCCCAGAGTGCGACGCGGGAGTTGATGGTCTCGATCTCGGTGGTGACCGTCGGTGGGGTGCCCTCGTCGGCACCCTCGGGTGCCGGGACGGTCTTCTCGACCTCCATCCGGATCGGCCACGAGATGAAGTCGGAGTACTTCTTGACCAGCTGCCTGATCTTCCACGGCGCGGTGTAGTCATGCAGTTCGTCGTCGGCGTCCTCGGGCTTGAGGTGCAACGTGACCGAAGTGCCCTGCGGGGCTTCGTCGACGGTCGCGATGGTGTATGTGCCGTCCCCGCTGGACTCCCAACGCGTTGCTGTGCTTTCGCCGGCCTTGCGGGTCACCAGGTCGACCTTGTCGGCGACCATGAACGTCGAATAGAACCCGATGCCGAACTGGCCGATGAGATCGTCGACATCACCCGCCCCGCTTCGCCCGCCCGCGGTGTCACCGGCCTGCTTCGCCTCGCTCAACTTGCGGCGCAGCTCGCCGGTGCCGGACTTGGCCAGGGTGCCGATCAGGTCGACGACCTCGTCGCGCGACATGCCGATGCCGTTGTCGCGGATCGTCAGCGTCCTGGCGGAGGCATCTGGATCGATGTCGATGTGCAGATCCGACGTATCGACATCCAGGTCCTTGTCCTGGTAGGACGCCAGCCGCAGCTTGTCCAGCGCGTCGGAGGCATTGGACACCAGTTCCCGCAGGAACGAGTCCTTGTTCGAGTAGATGGAGTGCACCATCAGCTGAAGCAGCTGACGCGCCTCTGCCTGGAATTCTCTCTGTTCGACCTGCTCGCTCACGC
The sequence above is drawn from the Mycolicibacterium neoaurum VKM Ac-1815D genome and encodes:
- the htpG gene encoding molecular chaperone HtpG, with the translated sequence MSEQVEQREFQAEARQLLQLMVHSIYSNKDSFLRELVSNASDALDKLRLASYQDKDLDVDTSDLHIDIDPDASARTLTIRDNGIGMSRDEVVDLIGTLAKSGTGELRRKLSEAKQAGDTAGGRSGAGDVDDLIGQFGIGFYSTFMVADKVDLVTRKAGESTATRWESSGDGTYTIATVDEAPQGTSVTLHLKPEDADDELHDYTAPWKIRQLVKKYSDFISWPIRMEVEKTVPAPEGADEGTPPTVTTEIETINSRVALWAKSKSEVSDEEYKEFYRHIAHAWDEPLDVIAMKAEGTFEYQALLFIPSQAPFDLFNRDGNTGVQLYVKRVFIMGDCDELVPEYLRFVKGVVDAQDMSLNVSREILQQDRQIKVIRRSLTKKVLSAIKDLQANRPDDYATFWTQFGRAFKEGLLSDADNRDTLLALSSFASTHSEDTPTTLADYVGRMKDDQEQIFYATGESRQLLERSPHLEAFKAKGYEVLLLTDPVDEVWVESVPEFDGKPLQSVAKGEVDLGGDEADKPESGDFAELLSWLQETLDEHVKEVRLSTRLTSSPACLITDTFGITPQLARMYRASGQDVPVGKRILELNPEHALVTGLRDGLTSGAEGLSDAAELLYGTALLAEGGSLDDPARFAAILADRLAKTF
- a CDS encoding HNH endonuclease signature motif containing protein — protein: MDASCLDAFVDALIDELVPVPPGDDVGPGLGRLVDCPRPVVDDEVLLGVLAAAVSARNLLDVVISSAVVAAERAGVPGRRHLRTGADLLRLLGMAPGAAARAVRVGRAASSLPALTIAQRLGGIGIEFADAVGKGVTHVESRAPLSDDDRAAVVTKLMVQTTPAEVAAKARAIALDRVAALPVEQRVVPVAEDATLNEMTVVQNAEGRFEATLDLDVTTGEELCAALDPLCRPVPLPDGSPDPRPIDVRRAEAIGLVLRTYLAQSRRPMSGGVLPHVTLIRPGAPGVSGEAVDRLGFGGPVSRATAELIGCDATLTSVIVDHTGVPLDVGRAQRLFTPAIRKALAVRDGGCAHPGCGRPVSWCDAHHIHPWSAGGATSLGNGVLLCRLHHSLIHHGGWQVYLGRDRHPWFIPPHTPGGPEPAHLRSHNRRTMTDLPTAA